TTAacgataaattaatttaaaatcatatcgtaaaaaaaaaaatccaacaaCCAGTCCTTATTATCACACACCAAAACTTCCATTAGTTAAGGACTCATATCAACACTTGACATTGCCACATAAATAGTTACAATATATTACAACAAAACGATATCCTAATTTTCAATTCTATTTACATCATTTTTTATTtcccgtttttttttttccttttaaacatcttttctctaatttttaataatatattttattcctAATCTTCCTTCACACACACGCTTCCTTCTCAGTTTGATTCCTCGCGAATATTCGAATCTACACGCCACCGGACAAAGCAGGCAAGCAACTCCCAGCTCCACCAATCACCGCTGCAGCACAAACCACTCCACCGTCCACAACCGGAACACTCCTCGGCGACGGCAAAGCTGAAGTCACGACCCTCGGCAAACCCAGAACCAATCTTCTCCTAAACATCTCTCCGATCGCCGATATGAAATCGACGGTCGGAGACGGAGAAGACAAAAACTCGCCGCAAACCTTCGTGTGAATCGCTACAGCCTCGTCGACCCTGATCTGTCTCCGGAACATCTCGTAACTCACCGCCTCGGAACAGAGCCCGCAGATCAGTTTCCCGGCGTAGAGAACGCGTACGCTCTCCATATACGCCGCCGTGTACTCTTCCGTCATACCGCAACATTCGCAACTCACGAACTCTGTCTCCGACGACTTCGCGATCGCCATAAAACTCGCAGACATATCTCTGTATACTAAAGAAACATAACAAGAATCAGttttatttgaattaaaaaacaGAGAGGAATCTGATTCTCAGACAGAACACAAACCTTTTGGTCCGAATCTGAACGTGTGGTGATAAATCTAGTAAGTATGTAAGTACACGTATGTATGTATGTAAATGATTTTGCTATCTCTCTTTCTCCCACTCTGCTACCTGCGCTTCGCCGTTGAAtagcttgaagaagaagaaaatcattttattaataatagaaTGATCAAACCCAGGAATACCTAGAATTCATTTCAgctatcagatttttttttttttttgtaacttcttgcagtttttttttttggtcgaaaaaccttcttttgtttttgcagttttgcttTAAACTTTTGATCTTTGATCGTTAGTGGAATGAGGGAGATAGAGAAAGCAGGTTTATTTATAaggatttataaaataaaaaaatttcagcGACTCTTTCACACATTCTTCATAAACAGAACATTTAAATGATCAAGAGCAGGAAATAGTacgaaattttgattttttccttATAATTCCACGTCGGCATATGTTGATGCGGATAAAACTGCAAAATTGATCGTTGTCACTCTGTGGAGTTGCCAGCTGagcattttattttgttttgactgATAAACATAAATCGCATTAGGTTGAATGGTTAGTGAATATGTATAGCTGTAAcatgattttatgtttttctagcAAACATTGACAATGAAGTTACGTTAAACTGAAATCCTTTTTATACCGCCACACCAATACTATTTGAATTAGTTTTTTcattgaaataatatatatattaccatAACTGAGTTTTTTACATAGCTCTAGACACACCCTTCTACCTTCTTTAATCAAGCCATTGCTTTACAAAAAAGCATAAAAACAGCGAATTTGAACTTTTCAAAGTTTATATACAAATGTATACCAAAAGATTTTATTTTGGTAAACAAATTTATACCCAAagattttaaagtgaaaaaccACAAACATTAAGTAACTTAAGCAAGAGTTAATTAAATTTGTCGATTATGGGTTTGTTTCTACTAGAAACTAAATTAATGATTAGACGAAGATGATATCCTATCTTAAACTTTATCAGAAAATGTAACATTCAGAATCAGATTACCGATATATATTGTCTTAGGATTAGTTGAATTAAGGTTTACACatataaaacacaaaaatatgaaattttataaatcaaattgCAATTAATTTCCAAACTAAATGATATGGATTAGacttaaatcattttaaaagtaTAAGTTAAACAGATTTTTGATTGTACCAGTTTAGTAACAcatgttttttgaaaaataacacatgtatttctttttttttaaacagctATCATGATTTTAACGTGCAGGCTTTATTTGGCAAAAAGTGTCAATTATGGTATTTTTGATCTTCGATAATCTGGACAATTATGAAGTGCACGAATGGATGAGACACACACGTGGACGAAGAAGAGTTGAAAGCGTGCAAGATAACTCTAACTAGATCGGGTTAAAATCGCTTGCCTTGAAGATGATAACTAAAGAAGGTTCGTCGAATATTACCATTATTGTATACTTTAGTCAactattttatcatcttttaaTTGGTTTGTTGTGTTGGCAATTATGCATCCGGAGAAGGGTAACGAACGAAGGCTTACGCTAGGGTTGCGTTAGAACAAGCAAACCTTATGATAGAAGATCAcactgttttttcttttgaacagCAAGTAAAATCACAATATCTCTATTTTGTGGCGTCGATTGTACTTGGTCTACTGACAAAAATAACGTCCAATACATTGCTGCGCTGTCGATTTTTATTCGTTTGACAACAATTTTCTTCCAGAAGTTTCATCTGTTCAGCTGACTCTTAAAGTCGTTGACATTTTGCATGTTGATCTTAAAGAATAAGTAATCAAGATGCATTTAGACGGGTTTCTGAAGAAAAATATACAAGAGTCATAAGCATACAATAAAAGCAATATAAGCCAACATTTATCAACAAATGGACTGAGTATCGAGTAACAGACAAACAATACATTCAACAAATTTGCTCACACGTACAAAAGAGTGACTGCCACATACTTCAAGAATAATATATGGTTTTAGTGAGCCCAACATTAAAGAAAGcattcatatatatgtttaagtTTATAGTCATCTAAGTTGAGAAATGTATATTGAAAGAAAACTcccaaaaaaatctgaaaaatgttttttttgttgactaAAAACACAAAAAGGAAAATAACCAAAACTAGTATGAGGAACATATTAGGCATTCATAATGAGTGACGAATAGGAAAATATCTTGGATTACTAGAACAATGTGGCACAAAAAGAGTGAGATGTTTGCGTACATTATTGATAAAATGAAGGTCAAACATAGCTTGAAACAACGTCATCTATCACATGGAGGTAAATAAGTCTTGTTAAAAGTTGTGGTCCTTGCCGTGCCAATCTACTCTATGAATATCTTCAGATTGTCAAAGGAAGTGTGTGAAAAGATCAACATAATCTTAGCTAGATTTAGTGGGAAAATGGAGATAAGAAAGGCTTACATTGGTATGTTTGGAAGAGAGTCCAAAAAAGTGGACTTGGATTTCGGGATGTGGAAGCTTTTCAGAAAATCAATTTTACATGGAAGAAACTTGATTGTAAAAGGAATGAGATTCATAGTTGGGGATGGCTCTTTGATTGATATGTGGTCTGATCCATGGTTACCATTACCAACACATCCACCGAGGCCTCCACGCTCATTATGAGAAGAAATTCAAAATGTCAAGGTCAATAATTTTTTCAGTGATACTCCAAGGAAGGTCTTGGGATAAAGACTTGGGACTTGGGCTGGGCCATCATCAACACTTGTTAATTATTTGTCGGTCACGTAAGTCTCTTCTGAGCCGTGGGCTGGGCCGCGAAGAACCAATAATTTTACAATTGGTCGGTGACGGAATCTACTCCTAACAGCCCCGTCATATTAGCATTTACTCTCTCTGTCACAGAGAAATCGTCCTACTGCTATATATGGTCACTAGTCTCGTACAACCCTTTCTTTACTCCATCCATTCACAAAGAGCGTTCCTTTCTgttttctctctcctctcttatttctcttttttttttcctttttttcttttttttttcttttttttcttcctttcgttttttttggtttctctcTTCGTTTTAGTTGATTTCGAACCCTAAGCTAAAAAGGGGAAAGAGGTCTTTTTCTCGGGAAACAAAACAGATATTTTTCCATCTCAAAAAAGATGCAGAATCCGAGGCTCAAACAACAGCAGCAACAGCAACAAGCTATGATGCAGCAAGCGTTGATGCAACAACACCACTCTCTCTATCATCCTAGCCTTATGGCTCCTCCTCCCCCTCCTCAGGTTATTCTTTGATTCCTCCCTCTTTCCAATTTAGGGTTTCCTGTAAATTCCCGAttccccctttctctctctattacCATGTAAAGTTTCGAGCTTTCGATCACGGGTTAGGGTCTCGAGCTAGTGATTCGGTTTAATTTTGATGGGTCATTTCTGTAATTTGATGGGTCTTTGATTACGAGTAGAAAAGCTCTgattttttgagattttgatcATGGGTAAGGGTTTCGAGCTAGTGATTTGGCTTAATTTTGATGGGTCTTTGATTTCAAGTAGAAAAGCTGTGatttttgagattttgatcATGGGTTAGGTTTGGAGTTAGTGATTTGGTTTAATTTTGATGGGTATGTTCTGTAATTTGATGGGTATGTTTTGTAATGTGATGGGTATTTGATTACGAGTAGAAAAGGTGTGATTTTTGAGCTTTGGGATATGTTTGTTTGTGCAGATGGAGCCTCTACCAAGTGGAAACCTTCCTCCTGGTTTTGATCCCACTACTTGCCGCAGTGTGTGAGTGTTTTCgtttgaaatttgttttctttctttgacTTTCTTCTTGTAGTAAATGCTGAGTTTTGGGGGTTTGTAGGTATGCTGGCAACATTCACACGCAGGTCACTGAGGTTCTTCTTCAAGAGATTTTTGCTAGCACCGGTCCTGTTGAGAGCTGTAAGCTCATCAGAAAGGATAAGGTAAGAGTTTCGCAAGACCACACCTTCTTTCTCCTTTGCTTCATTTTGTgctaactttttaattttttgtgttttacgCTTCACAGTCATCATATGGATTTGTTCACTACTTTGATCGAAGATCTGCTGGTTTGGCTATCATGTCTCTTAACGGAAGGCATCTGTAAGCATCCGACGGTGATAGATACTTCATGTTCAATCTGTTTTATACGTTCTACTAGATTTGTAATACTGGGGTTCACAGGTTTGGACAGCCTATCAAAGTTAACTGGGCGTATGCTACTGGTCAAAGGGAAGACACATCAAGTAAGTTCTAATTAAGCGCATTGATTACAATAAAGAATTGCattttttgtttgcttgttCTTTGAGAGAGTCTAATGAGTTTGTGAAAGCAGGCCATTTCAACATTTTTGTTGGAGATCTCAGTCCAGATGTTACTGATGCAGCTTTGTTTGAGAGCTTCTCTGCCTTCAACACTTGCTCGTAAGCTCTTTTTCTTATATCAGTACAGGTTACAAAACTGTACTCGTTGATTAAGCTTGTTGTTTTGTGACTTTGTCGTTCTTTATTCTTGTGTAGGGATGCAAGAGTAATGTGGGACCAGAAAACTGGACGCTCAAGAGGCTTTGGGTTTGTTTCCTTCCGCAATCAGCAGGTTCTGTTATTCTTCAAATCATGTGTGATTGTTTGCTTTAGCTCAATTCATGTTTTTACATTgattttaaattgttaattGTAATCTGTGCAGGATGCTCAAAATGCCATAAATGAAATGAATGGTAAGAACGATTATATGGTCTTTTTTATTGTTcccttttgtaaaatttgattTCATGATGCTTATACTGTAAGGATGCTTTGTACTGTGTCATGTTACGGCTAAAGAATGGTAGCTCTGGTGCTATTCTGTGTGTTTGCAGCTTAGCTTAGCAGTGATGAAGTGTTGAACTTACATTTTATTTTCGGATTAGACTTTgtgtttagtatttattttattttttagtataGTTTTGTCAGTAGTATAATCTTATGTTTCTCTTATCTGTTATCAGGTAAATGGTTAAGTAGCAGACAAATCAGATGCAACTGGGCG
This genomic interval from Brassica napus cultivar Da-Ae chromosome A6, Da-Ae, whole genome shotgun sequence contains the following:
- the LOC106345823 gene encoding oligouridylate-binding protein 1A, which codes for MQNPRLKQQQQQQQAMMQQALMQQHHSLYHPSLMAPPPPPQMEPLPSGNLPPGFDPTTCRSVYAGNIHTQVTEVLLQEIFASTGPVESCKLIRKDKSSYGFVHYFDRRSAGLAIMSLNGRHLFGQPIKVNWAYATGQREDTSSHFNIFVGDLSPDVTDAALFESFSAFNTCSDARVMWDQKTGRSRGFGFVSFRNQQDAQNAINEMNGKWLSSRQIRCNWATKGATFGEDKHSSDGKSVAELTNGSEDGREISITNEEAPENNPQYTTVYVGNLAPEVTQLDLHRLFHTLGAGVIEEVRVQRDKGFGFVRYNTHDEAALAIQMGNSQPFLFNRQIKCSWGNKPTPIGTASNPLPPPAPVAVPGLSSMDLLAYERQLALAKMHPQAQHSLRHVNAAGASAAMYDGGFQNVAAAHQQLMYYQ
- the BNAA06G01330D gene encoding uncharacterized protein BNAA06G01330D; protein product: MSASFMAIAKSSETEFVSCECCGMTEEYTAAYMESVRVLYAGKLICGLCSEAVSYEMFRRQIRVDEAVAIHTKVCGEFLSSPSPTVDFISAIGEMFRRRLVLGLPRVVTSALPSPRSVPVVDGGVVCAAAVIGGAGSCLPALSGGV